CGGCAGCAGCGCCCAGCGCGTCAATAAGATTTTACTGACGCTGGACGGAACCATGGAAGCCGTCGAAGAAGCTGTTTCGGAAAAAGCTGAACTGATTGTTTCCCACCACCCGCTGCTGTTTAAACCGCTGAAGAATCTCCGTATGGACAACCAGGCGGCCTTGGCCCCCCTATCGCTTTTCCGCAATGGGATCTCATATTATGCTGCCCACACGAATCTGGATCAGTCGTATTTGTCATCGAGCCTGACGTTTGCGGAAATGCTCGGACTGCAGAAAAAAGAGTTCCTGGAAACCACCTCTGCTGAGAAACTGATTAAGATCGTCACTTTTGTTCCGGAAGAACACGTCGAGACCATCCGGAAGGCTCTGACCGCCGAAGGCGTCGGCAGTGGAATTACCGATGGCGAGCACAGTGATGCCTACAGCGAATGTTTCTTCCAGACAAACGGTGAAGGCATGTTCCGGGCGCTGGACGGAGCCGAGCCAACTATAGGAAAAGTTGGAGAGCTGACCAGAGTACCCGAGATCCGGCTCGAGAGCATTGTCGAAGAGCGCAGCCTTGGCAGGGCGATTAAGGCTTTGCATAAGGCACATCCGTATGAAGAACCCGCTTACGACCTGATACCACTCCGAAATACCGGGAAACCCAGAGGATACGGGGTGATCGGAACATTACTGAAACCTGTCAGACTAGCCGATTTGTGGGAAGGATTTCTGAAGCAGCTTACGGAGAAGTATGGCCATGACTGTTCTTCAGTGCGATTGGCAGGAGATCCTGACAGAAAGATCAAAAAAATTGCCATTTTAAATGGCAGCGGAAGCAGTTTTGTGGCGAAGGCTGCCTTTAAGGGTGCTGATTTATATATCACAGGAGAGATCGGCTACCATAACGTGCTGGATTGTCTCGAATCAGGTATGGCCGTCGGTGAGCTCGGGCATTTTCTTAGCGAAATCCCAATGATCCATGCACTTTACGATTATATTAGAGCCGATCGAACAATGGATGACGTAGAAGTGGTTATCAGCGCGGCGAGCAAAATACCGTGGTTGAAGCGTTGATAAAGTTATCAACATGACTGAATTGTCTGAAAGATAAATCTATAGTTGGTTCCAATAGCGTCCTGGTTATTTTTGGGCGGATGATCATAAGAACTCAAAAGTTATGCACAATTTGTTCACAACTTGTGCATAACTAAGAATTAAAATAATTACAAAATTATAGGGAAAATTTGATTATAGTGTTATAAATTGTAGCTTGAATTTTGTTTTTGGAATGATATACTGTGATTACGCCGTAATTTGTCGAAGCAACTAATGTCGAAACAAATCATTGAATTCCTGATATACGCTATATGAAATAGGCAACAAATTGATTACGGCGATTTACTTTAGATACGCTTAAGAATTATTTGACCAAACACAAATAATCTAGTAAGATTGGATAGCGAAGTCAACCGGATGGTCGCGGGGACAAGTGCCGAAAGGTCGTCTCTGAGGAAAGTCCGAGCTCCACAGGGCAGGGTGCCGGGTAACGCCCGGCGGGGGGAGAATCCCTTTGAGGAAAGTGCAACAGAGATATACCGCCGCTGCCAAGCGGTAAGGGTGGAAAGGTGAGGTAAGAGCTCACCGGCAGTCAGGTAACTGGCTGGCCCTGCAAACCCCACCTGGAGCAAGACCAAATAGAGGAACGATGGAGCTGCCCGCTCTGTTCCCGGGTAAGGTCGCTTGAGACTGTCGGTAACGGCAGTCCTAGATAGATGATCATCACCTCGCAAGAGGTACAGAACTCGGCTTACAGGTTGACTTCCGCTATATTTCCGGGTAACATCTTTCAATTAAACGAATTTTGGGCTGGTTGCCCTGTCTTATAACTTGGTCTGGGACCAAGTTTTTTTATTTGTCAAAAAGGCTATAAGGATATAGAAATTTTCAGCTGCAATTTAGTATTTTTCCTTGTTCCTTTCTGTGGACCTTCGGAATACGCCGAAAAAGATGTGGCAACCATCGCCTTGGACAATATGCCCGCCGCTTATCACAAAGGAAGAAAGATTGCCATACATCGGATATCGTACCAAAAGAAAGATCCGATCATCAACGCCCACCAATACCGATTGATATTATTTACCAATAGACATAAATTTACATCGGTGTTGACAGGTGATATCTTTTTTTTAACTCATGTCTCCATTATAACTTAGTTTTTTAAAATTTG
This genomic stretch from Dehalobacter restrictus DSM 9455 harbors:
- a CDS encoding Nif3-like dinuclear metal center hexameric protein encodes the protein MAVSVGQVEQLIEKIAPRSWAEDWDNPGLLVGSSAQRVNKILLTLDGTMEAVEEAVSEKAELIVSHHPLLFKPLKNLRMDNQAALAPLSLFRNGISYYAAHTNLDQSYLSSSLTFAEMLGLQKKEFLETTSAEKLIKIVTFVPEEHVETIRKALTAEGVGSGITDGEHSDAYSECFFQTNGEGMFRALDGAEPTIGKVGELTRVPEIRLESIVEERSLGRAIKALHKAHPYEEPAYDLIPLRNTGKPRGYGVIGTLLKPVRLADLWEGFLKQLTEKYGHDCSSVRLAGDPDRKIKKIAILNGSGSSFVAKAAFKGADLYITGEIGYHNVLDCLESGMAVGELGHFLSEIPMIHALYDYIRADRTMDDVEVVISAASKIPWLKR